The Ketogulonicigenium robustum nucleotide sequence GGCGACGCCGTTATACCCCTTTTGCCCGCGCGCGATCATGTGGCTGTAGCCCAACGCCTTGAACACATCCACGGGGATCAGCTCGACCGGTGACTTGCATTCCTGCAAGCACAGCACATCGGGCATTTCCTCGCGCAGCAGACGCGCGACCAGTTCGGCCCGCAAACGGACCGAATTGATGTTCCAAGTGGCAAGGGTGAAGGTCATCGGGCATCCTCGGGGCTGTGCGCGGCGACCCTAACGGGGCTTGGACGGGAAATTAAGCCCCAAAGCAAAACGCCGGGGCAGTGCGGCCCCGGCGTTTGCAAATGTCAGATGACCAGACGATAGCCGCCCGATTCCGTCACCAGCAGCTGTGCGTTCGAGGGATCGGCCTCGATCTTTTGGCGCAGGCGATAGATGTGGGTTTCCAGCGTGTGGGTGGTGACGCCGGCGTTATAGCCCCAGACCTCGTGCAGCAGCACGTCGCGCGCCACCACGCCCTCGGGCGCACGATAGAGGAACTTCAGGATGTTGGTTTCTTTTTCCGTCAGACGGATCTTCTTGTCGTCCGTCGTGATCAGCATCTTGTGCGCGGGCTTGAAGATATACGGCCCCAGATTGAACACCGCGTCTTCCGATTGTTCGTGCGTGCGCAGTTGGGCGCGCAGGCGGGCCAAAAGTACGGGGAACTTGAACGGCTTTGTAATGTAGTCGTTCGCGCCCGAATCCAGCCCCAGAATGGTGTCGCTGTCGCTGTCATGGCCGGTCAGCATCAGAATGGGGCACTTCACGTTCTGCTTGCGCATCAGGCGGCAAAGCTCGCGCCCGTCGATGTCGGGCAGGCCCACGTCCAGAATGATCAGGTCGTAGTGGGGGTCTTTGACCCGCTCCAGCGCATCATGGCCGTTACCGGCTTCGAATACGTCGAATTCCTCAGTCATCACCAGCTGTTCGCTGAGGGCCTCGCGCAGGTCGTCGTCGTCGTCGACCAGCAGGATTTTTTTCAGTTGGGCCATGATCACGTCTCCATGAAATGCCGTGTTTCGCTTGTGTTGCAGGTGGTTCACGGCAGCAGGCGTTGCAAGCTATGCTACAACGGGTCACGCGCTCGTGTCATTTCGGGGCGATTGTTTCAGGATTATTGCAGGGAAAGGGGCCGGATGGGCCAAGATACACTGTGGCTGACGCCCATGGGCCTGCTGTGGCGGGGGCAACGAATCGCCTGCACCATCGGGCGCGGCGGGTTGGTCGCCGACAAGCGCGAGGGCGACGGCGCCACTCCCTTCCACACCCTGCGGCTGAATGGCCTGTGGTATCGCCCCGACCGGCTGGCCCGCCCTGCGCCATGGGCGCGCCCCATCGGTCCGCTTGATCTGTGGTCGGATGACAGCGCTGCGCCCGATTACAACCAACCCGTGCGCGCGCCCTACGCCCCCAGCCACGAACGCCTGCGCCGCGCCGATCCGATGTATGATCTGGTACTGACCACCGACTGGAACATGGACCCTGCCGTGCCCGGGCGCGGATC carries:
- a CDS encoding response regulator transcription factor; its protein translation is MAQLKKILLVDDDDDLREALSEQLVMTEEFDVFEAGNGHDALERVKDPHYDLIILDVGLPDIDGRELCRLMRKQNVKCPILMLTGHDSDSDTILGLDSGANDYITKPFKFPVLLARLRAQLRTHEQSEDAVFNLGPYIFKPAHKMLITTDDKKIRLTEKETNILKFLYRAPEGVVARDVLLHEVWGYNAGVTTHTLETHIYRLRQKIEADPSNAQLLVTESGGYRLVI
- a CDS encoding L,D-transpeptidase family protein, producing MGQDTLWLTPMGLLWRGQRIACTIGRGGLVADKREGDGATPFHTLRLNGLWYRPDRLARPAPWARPIGPLDLWSDDSAAPDYNQPVRAPYAPSHERLRRADPMYDLVLTTDWNMDPAVPGRGSAIFLHQWRRRGAPTAGCIAMARGDLIRLCRQVQPGTPLRITGMRLANRTRGTIFDA